One Trichomycterus rosablanca isolate fTriRos1 chromosome 12, fTriRos1.hap1, whole genome shotgun sequence DNA window includes the following coding sequences:
- the serpine3 gene encoding probable serpin E3: MNLLYMAHFFPCLWLIRGSPCKSNPTTSYDAKFGISLYRILAEIEDGSNLIMSPASISLSLVLLQIGARGNTLAQLEGTTGSNINDVCFQDVLSQTIDDLENSSHSVWLQVTNTLFIQSGFQLLPEFTKHVRLWCNSSLLNINFTSHPSYHNDLNQTHSGFQRQTPSKGELIENKEEMEKAFWLPAMPPMTILSAVEFQGAWQKQFLFAETKNLPFYLVDGSTVKVPMMYQSTEVKFGQFCLPSDQRYSVLELPYLGQSLSLLVVVPSERKTSLSQLEAQLTSRTMAFWDTGLRHTKMDIFFPRFKMHSRFNLKPVLQSLGISDAFNPSTADFSGISDRERLYVSAAMHEASIEVKEEGTRAAAATAMVLLKRSRAPVFKADRPFLFFLRHVNKGSLLFIGRVLDPVEQIH; this comes from the exons ATGAATCTTTTATACATGGCACATTTCTTTCCCTGCCTATGGCTAATAAGGGGCAGCCCATGCAAAAGCAATCCGACCACTAGTTATGATGCTAAGTTTGGCATCAGTCTCTACAGAATACTTGCAGAGATAGAGGATGGCTCCAACCTGATCATGTCTCCAGCAAGCATCTCATTGAGTCTTGTACTGCTGCAGATTGGTGCCAGGGGGAACACGCTGGCACAGCTCGAGGGAACCACAGGATCTAACATCAACG ATGTTTGTTTCCAGGATGTTTTATCCCAAACCATAGATGACCTGGAGAACTCTAGTCACAGTGTTTGGCTCCAAGTCACTAATACCCTGTTTATCCAGAGTGGCTTCCAGCTTCTACCAGAATTTACCAAGCATGTCAGGCTATGGTGCAACAGCAGCCTGCTTAATATCAACTTCACCAGCCATCCCAGTTATCACAATGATCTAAATCAGACACATTCTGGATTCCAGCGGCAGACGCCAAGCAAAG GTGAGTTGATCGAAAACAAAGAAGAGATGGAGAAGGCCTTTTGGTTGCCTGCAATGCCCCCCATGACCATTCTAAGCGCAGTAGAGTTCCAGGGTGCCTGGCAAAAACAGTTTCTTTTTGCTGAGACCAAAAATCTGCCCTTCTACTTGGTCGATGGCAGCACTGTCAAAGTGCCCATGATGTACCAGTCGACAGAGGTCAAGTTCG GACAGTTTTGTTTGCCGTCAGATCAACGCTACTCTGTCCTTGAGCTGCCTTATCTGGGTCAATCTCTAAGCCTTTTGGTGGTTGTTCCAAGTGAAAGGAAGacatcactgtcacagctggaggCTCAACTGACCAGTCGCACCATGGCATTCTGGGATACTGGACTGCGACACACCAAAATGGATATTTTCTTCCCcag GTTCAAGATGCACTCTCGGTTTAACCTCAAGCCTGTCCTCCAGTCTCTTGGGATCTCAGATGCTTTTAATCCCTCTACTGCAGATTTCAGTGGCATATCAG ACAGAGAGCGCCTCTATGTTTCAGCGGCCATGCATGAAGCCTCAATAGAGGTGAAGGAAGAAGGAACCAGAGCAGCAGCTGCCACAG CGATGGTGCTGTTGAAAAGATCTCGAGCTCCTGTGTTTAAAGCTGACCGGCCATTCCTCTTTTTCCTACGGCATGTAAACAAAG GTTCTTTACTGTTTATTGGCCGAGTGCTGGATCCAGTAGAACAGATTCACTGA